The Acinetobacter lwoffii genomic sequence AAAATTATAATCCACTAAACCAATTCTTTAATTTCGAAAGTTGATCGAAGTTGTATATTTTCTGACTTGAAGTAGACAAGATTAACCTCATCATCTTATAGAAAAATTGAAATTCTTGAGAGAAAAAAGTCCATTTTAAAAAAATCCTGACGATGCAGGATTTTTAAGAATCACGGGCTTATAGACATTCAACTATTCATTGATCAGTTGTAGTAGACCTGTCTTTTTTTGGAAAACCGATCCAGCTGTTTCAAGAAGCCTTCAAAATAATCTTTCTGCTTTTCTTCTGTGCGATAGCCGGCGTATAAAGTTCGACGTAAGCCTTCAGGCGCTACACAGTCTAAACGGCGTGATGTCACCCAGCCTTTCTGCTCATATTCATTTACCACCCAATCAGGTAATGCACCAATCCCGCGACCACTTGCCACTAACTGAATCAGCATTTGAGTCAAGTCGGTGGTGCGAATGGCTTTTGGTAGAATATTAGCGGGAATAAACAAGCGCGACATAATGTCTAAACGGTGTTTATCCACCGGATAAGTCACCAGCGTTTCTTCAGCAAGTTCCTGAACAGTAATCTCTTTCGCACGTACCAGTGGATGGGTATTGGATAAAACCAAGCGTGATTCGTATTCAAATATCGGAAAATATTCAATGCCTTTAAGCGCAATCGGATCAGCCGTAATTAAAAGATCAAACTCTCCGGTTTGTAATAATTCATGCGGATTCGATTCAAAACCTGAAGCAAAGTCCAGATCTACATCCGGATATTGCATCCGGTATTGATTGAGTAGTGGCATCAACCAGTCAAAACAGCTATGACATTCAGA encodes the following:
- a CDS encoding LysR family transcriptional regulator produces the protein MIELRHLRTLTALREHGSLVAAASDLCLTPSALSHQLRELDQWFGVEVVNRRSRPVSFSNVGERLLKLADEILPQVQIAQSDISRIVHGQTGRIVFSSECHSCFDWLMPLLNQYRMQYPDVDLDFASGFESNPHELLQTGEFDLLITADPIALKGIEYFPIFEYESRLVLSNTHPLVRAKEITVQELAEETLVTYPVDKHRLDIMSRLFIPANILPKAIRTTDLTQMLIQLVASGRGIGALPDWVVNEYEQKGWVTSRRLDCVAPEGLRRTLYAGYRTEEKQKDYFEGFLKQLDRFSKKRQVYYN